In Cynocephalus volans isolate mCynVol1 chromosome 16, mCynVol1.pri, whole genome shotgun sequence, the following proteins share a genomic window:
- the ZNF750 gene encoding zinc finger protein 750 — protein MSLLKERKPKKPHYIPRPPGKPFKYKCFQCPFTCNEKSHLFNHMKYGLCKNSITLVSEQDRVPKCPKSNSLDSQQTNQPDPTAKPASSKSTTNGLSNFDSKLQLSFAKEDIRENQEPQPRGTHKCPGQKPALHKETAPLSPAPEAALGAQPVLEGMARPSAFVPVGEHRLKGPESAESPEMLALTNPTAKTASFHTKSAFHTPGYPWKAGSPFLPPEFPHKIPSTKGFGAISPYVHPTIPEYPPHFYSEHGLATIYSPYLLAGSPPECDTPLLSVYGAPDQRHFLPHPGPIPKHLAPSPSTYDPYRLFQQYHSNLPIPYGFYRPESTFPSYGLRLPPVAGITRDESSHLLEEPSLVYPASSPSKLNPSNSHKKHTEFEKENPTPEAEDPSEDGQRDTEGAKMSPRAGSAATGSPGRPSPTSFPQTSQTCDGLCDLSNKAAPGALGRPRPPQQSPTAFKPIRKSTECPHADRAESPESLNAVNGDLSAQTGSTSLVMEATASSPEHGSRTGPLNLSKKSETKLAATHRPVCPGSTHAEAPPFSELQDLPLNLSVKDPCNAWTPRPAFPSPPQGAELAAAAQKTETESSGDRPSHTEPKHNGFNTKEALLTSPSEKAPSAHAVDTSDEQKQTAAVALCQLAAYSPRNVQVGDGEPTAQEFTCQQDTPPLSSKENQEAQSDLRPKGQKRTSQRDAGKSHQGTKKMKANDTVRVFTLRKRTRVS, from the exons atgaGTCTTCTCAAAGAGCGAAAACCGAAGAAGCCGCATTACATCCCAAGGCCTCCAGGAAAGCCCTTCAAGTATAAATGTTTCCAGTGTCCCTTCACATGCAACGAGAAGTCTCATCTTTTTAATCACATGAAGTATGGTCTCTGTAAAAACTCTATTACTTTAGTATCAGAGCAAGATCGAGTTCCCAAGTGCCCTAAATCTAACTCATTAGACTCTCAGCAAACCAACCAGCCAGATCCCACAGCTAAGCCAGCCTCTTCCAAGTCTACGACAAATGGACTCTCCAACTTTGACTCAAAGCTTCAACTCAGCTTTGCGAAGGAAGACATCAGGGAAAACCAGGAGCCGCAGCCTCGGGGAACCCACAAGTGTCCAGGACAGAAGCCAGCACTCCATAAGGAAACAGCACCCCTGAGCCCAGCTCCAGAAGCCGCCCTGGGGGCCCAGCCTGTGCTGGAAGGCATGGCTCGGCCTTCAGCGTTTGTCCCAGTCGGAGAGCACAGACTTAAAGGGCCCGAGAGCGCTGAGTCCCCTGAAATGCTGGCTTTAACCAACCCCACTGCCAAAACCGCCTCCTTCCACACCAAGTCTGCATTCCACACTCCTGGCTACCCCTGGAAAGCTGGCTCGCCCTTCCTCCCACCTGAGTTTCCACATAAAATCCCATCAACAAAGGGGTTCGGAGCCATTTCCCCTTATGTGCACCCCACAATCCCAGAGTACCCGCCTCACTTTTACTCAGAGCATGGACTGGCCACCATCTACTCACCCTACCTGCTGGCCGGAAGCCCGCCTGAGTGTGACACGCCTCTGCTGTCCGTCTATGGGGCCCCAGACCAAAGACACTTCCTGCCTCACCCTGGGCCAATCCCCAAgcacctggctccatccccatCAACATATGACCCTTACAGACTTTTCCAGCAGTACCACTCTAACCTGCCAATTCCTTATGGGTTTTACAGACCAGAGTCCACGTTTCCCTCCTATGGTCTCAGACTACCACCTGTCGCCGGCATTACACGAGATGAAAGCTCTCACCTGCTGGAAGAGCCCTCCCTGGTCTACCCAGCCTCGAGTCCTTCCAAGTTAAACCCTTCAAACTCTCACAAAAAGCACACTGAGTTTGAGAAAGAAAATCCAACTCCCGAGGCTGAAGACCCTTCTGAAGATGGGCAAAGGGACACAGAAGGGGCCAAAATGAGCCCCCGAGCTGGCAGCGCAGCCACAGGCTCCCCGGGAAGGCCAAGTCCCACCAGCTTCCCACAGACAAGCCAGACTTGCGACGGCCTGTGCGACCTCTCCAACAAGGCGGCCCCAGGTGCCCTGGGAAGACCCCGTCCACCCCAGCAAAGCCCCACAGCCTTCAAACCTATCAGGAAAAGCACAGAATGCCCTCATGCAGACAGAGCAGAGTCTCCAGAAAG CCTCAATGCTGTGAATGGAGACCTTTCCGCTCAGACAGGAAGCACCTCTCTTGTCATGGAGGCCACAGCTTCCAGCCCAGAGCATGGCTCCAGAACAGGCCCCCTCAACCTCTCCAAGAAATCAGAGACAAAGCTGGCAGCCACTCACAGACCTGTGTGCCCAGGAAGCACCCATGCAGAAGCCCCACCCTTCTCAGAGCTGCAGGACCTGCCCCTCAATCTCTCAGTGAAGGACCCCTGCAACGCCTGGACTCCCAGGCCTGCCTTCCCTAGCCCACCACAAGGAGCAGAACTCGCTGCTGCTgctcaaaaaactgaaacagaaagtTCTGGAGACAGGCCAAGCCACACTGAGCCAAAGCACAATGGCTTCAACACCAAGGAGGCCCTGTTGACGAGCCCCAGTGAGAAGGCCCCATCCGCACACGCAGTGGACACCAGTGACGAGCAGAAGCAGACAGCAGCTGTGGCCCTGTGTCAGCTGGCAGCCTACAGCCCCAGGAACGTACAGGTGGGCGATGGGGAGCCCACAGCCCAGGAGTTCACCTGCCAACAAGACACGCCCCCTCTCAGTTCCAAGGAAAACCAGGAGGCTCAGAGTGACCTCAGACCCAAAGGACAAAAGAGAACAAGTCAACGGGATGCAGGAAAATCCCATCAGGGAACTAAGAAAATGAAGGCCAATGACACAGTGAGAGTGTTCACCCTCCGAAAAAGAACACGGGTGTCTTAA